In a genomic window of Flavobacterium lipolyticum:
- a CDS encoding helix-turn-helix domain-containing protein, translating to MLSSHELLFFFSALGAFNGFLLSLYFAVNAKKKIFANYFLSLLLLVLSIRIIKSVFFYFNPHLSNTFIQIGLSACILIGPFLFLYLRSYSPYSKSVWITHTIPYLVIMAILGSLYSYVEHPQIWRMWIVKAIYLQWLVYIGFSFKYIQPILQKIKEKESLKKLEVWFLSIYFGVALVWTAYTFAAYTSYIVGALSFTFILYLIILLLIYGNSQETTFFQEKERYKNKSIDKETLDLMSQKFSVIVEKELFLNSNFTLEEAAKELKVSKHILSQYVNEVVGKSFSNLIKEYRIEKAKELLETEKNYTIESLGYDSGFNSKSTFFTAFKKQTGLTPTEYQKRYSK from the coding sequence ATGTTATCATCACATGAATTGTTATTCTTTTTTAGTGCCTTAGGGGCTTTTAATGGTTTCCTGCTTTCTTTATATTTTGCGGTAAATGCCAAAAAGAAAATTTTTGCAAACTATTTTTTATCCTTGCTGTTACTGGTATTAAGCATCAGAATTATAAAATCGGTTTTCTTTTATTTTAATCCTCACTTATCGAATACTTTTATTCAAATCGGACTTTCGGCCTGCATTCTTATTGGCCCTTTTCTTTTTTTATATCTCAGATCTTACAGTCCCTATTCCAAATCAGTTTGGATTACACATACAATACCTTATTTGGTGATCATGGCAATTCTGGGAAGTCTTTATTCTTATGTCGAGCATCCTCAAATCTGGCGTATGTGGATTGTAAAAGCCATATATCTTCAATGGTTGGTTTATATCGGTTTCTCTTTTAAATATATTCAGCCAATTCTTCAGAAAATCAAAGAGAAGGAGAGCTTAAAAAAGTTAGAAGTATGGTTCCTTAGCATCTATTTTGGAGTTGCATTGGTATGGACTGCCTATACTTTTGCCGCCTATACTTCTTATATCGTCGGAGCATTATCGTTTACCTTTATTTTATACCTGATCATTTTACTTTTAATTTACGGAAATAGCCAGGAAACTACATTCTTTCAGGAAAAAGAGAGATACAAAAACAAAAGCATTGATAAAGAGACATTAGATCTAATGAGTCAAAAATTTTCTGTTATAGTAGAAAAAGAACTTTTTCTGAATTCCAATTTCACTTTGGAAGAAGCGGCAAAAGAATTAAAAGTAAGCAAACATATTTTATCCCAATATGTAAATGAAGTAGTAGGCAAATCCTTCTCCAATCTTATTAAAGAATACAGAATAGAGAAAGCGAAAGAGCTATTAGAAACCGAAAAAAACTATACCATTGAAAGTTTGGGTTATGATAGTGGCTTCAATTCTAAATCAACTTTTTTCACCGCCTTTAAGAAACAAACCGGATTAACCCCTACCGAATATCAAAAACGGTACTCCAAATGA
- a CDS encoding 4'-phosphopantetheinyl transferase family protein → MQNSTHYLAFRDFESIPKIDLKEDEYYLFQHSGDCNPDQSILDYYLEFLPQKFRKEVLKYRKWDDRYNCLFGKLMVRMGSHILGNHSFEFEKMVKDNYGKPYMLGSNFNFNISHSGNMVVCVFSKQEIGVDIEEINDIDYSLFENVFSAQEFAEINRDGLDKFYEFWTRKESVIKAIGKGMSIPLTEIEINTGYTTYENDTWYTKSFKIDNKYCSITTKYDQIKAQEMQVIF, encoded by the coding sequence ATGCAAAATTCGACACATTACTTAGCCTTTCGTGATTTTGAATCTATCCCTAAAATTGATTTGAAAGAAGATGAATACTACCTATTTCAGCATTCAGGTGATTGCAATCCTGATCAAAGTATTCTGGATTATTATTTGGAATTTTTACCTCAGAAATTTAGAAAGGAAGTACTTAAATATAGAAAATGGGATGACAGATACAACTGTTTGTTTGGAAAACTAATGGTGCGTATGGGATCTCATATATTAGGAAATCATTCGTTTGAATTCGAGAAAATGGTTAAAGACAATTATGGAAAACCCTACATGTTAGGCAGTAACTTTAATTTTAATATCTCGCATAGTGGAAATATGGTAGTATGTGTCTTTAGCAAACAGGAAATAGGTGTTGACATTGAAGAGATCAACGACATCGATTATTCGTTGTTTGAAAATGTTTTTTCTGCTCAGGAATTTGCAGAAATCAATCGTGACGGATTGGATAAATTTTACGAATTCTGGACTAGAAAAGAATCTGTCATTAAAGCGATAGGAAAGGGGATGTCCATTCCGCTTACAGAAATCGAAATCAATACAGGCTACACAACCTATGAAAATGATACCTGGTACACAAAAAGTTTTAAAATTGATAACAAATACTGCTCGATTACCACAAAGTACGATCAGATAAAAGCTCAGGAAATGCAGGTTATATTTTAA
- a CDS encoding nuclear transport factor 2 family protein gives MLKIIVLSLVFTGLYPQSIHAQKNILFVTSNQDFYGNTKISTSNHFEEIVIPYDIFTKAGYKVDFISPKGGAIPIGYINTSDSIQKTYLYNSWFMSKLKQTRKPEEVAANDYSAIFYTGGGAAMFGVAENQAIQKLAGAIYKKNGIISTICHGTAGIAYLKNENGVSLYAGRKITGFPDEFESKEMAYYQTFPFSMNKAIIDNKGNFVYSEKGRDAFYITDGRFVTGQDPTSGTKVANEVLRLIRENDKETGNNTVKSDFDQITEVLLDYMEGTAEGQPERLRKAFHPNFNLYTVANDTLWTRSGKQYIANIKTGEKLNRIGRILAIDMEKDAAIAKVEIKVPNWRTFTDYFLILKYEGNWKIIHKSYSWTAIPKKE, from the coding sequence ATGTTAAAAATAATCGTTTTATCACTAGTTTTTACGGGGCTGTATCCTCAAAGTATTCACGCACAAAAAAACATACTATTTGTCACCTCAAATCAGGATTTTTATGGCAATACCAAAATAAGTACATCCAATCACTTTGAAGAAATAGTAATTCCGTACGACATATTTACAAAGGCAGGCTACAAGGTAGATTTTATAAGTCCGAAGGGGGGGGCAATTCCTATTGGATACATTAATACTTCCGACAGTATCCAAAAAACATACTTATACAACAGTTGGTTTATGAGCAAATTGAAACAGACCAGAAAGCCTGAAGAAGTTGCGGCTAATGATTATTCTGCAATATTCTATACAGGCGGAGGTGCCGCTATGTTTGGGGTAGCCGAGAACCAGGCCATTCAGAAATTAGCAGGAGCAATCTATAAAAAAAATGGAATTATCTCCACGATTTGCCACGGAACAGCAGGAATTGCTTACTTGAAAAACGAGAATGGAGTTTCACTCTATGCGGGACGAAAAATCACCGGTTTTCCGGATGAATTTGAAAGTAAAGAGATGGCCTATTACCAAACATTTCCCTTTTCGATGAATAAAGCAATCATCGACAATAAAGGTAATTTTGTTTATTCAGAAAAAGGAAGAGACGCTTTTTATATAACTGATGGCAGGTTTGTGACGGGGCAGGATCCTACTTCAGGCACAAAAGTAGCAAATGAGGTTCTAAGATTAATTAGGGAAAACGATAAAGAGACCGGAAATAATACGGTAAAAAGCGACTTTGATCAAATCACCGAAGTTCTGTTAGATTATATGGAAGGTACGGCAGAAGGACAGCCAGAAAGACTGAGAAAAGCCTTCCATCCCAATTTTAACTTATATACAGTAGCCAATGATACATTGTGGACACGTTCCGGTAAACAATATATCGCTAACATAAAAACAGGGGAAAAATTAAACCGAATCGGACGTATTCTTGCCATTGATATGGAGAAAGATGCCGCAATTGCGAAAGTAGAAATTAAAGTACCCAATTGGCGCACTTTTACAGATTACTTTCTAATCCTTAAATACGAAGGAAACTGGAAAATAATACACAAAAGCTACAGTTGGACAGCTATTCCTAAGAAAGAATAA
- a CDS encoding cyclic peptide export ABC transporter, whose product MKNNVSENSNSQLIPLKPLIGYSLLAIISGLSGFAFITIINKIISNSITATETQPMQNYLYMFAGTIVIFFVSRRWLAGGVIKLSQKIYWDIRKDVIKLILKAPYRKLQEYKEEVYATLTTDVNHVSNASLMVITFFSSIILIAACLVYMAFLSLKLLGVSTVVIALGVLIYALRSKSSNTQIKEVRELEKTFITIFNSILNGAKEININADKGTQIYDQRLMKVATTGETKYVTALLKYLNSEIISQILFYGLITFILVFSGTVFQTPIATKVSFTFVLLYLMGPIVSVMTIIPVMNRATVSLKKMNKLKEDLAKIEKPQNVSHKGQYKDFSDLKIRNYAFSFGENQFSVGPINFDIKRNEVVFIYGGNGEGKTTFINTILNLYNLDNGEAYIDGKLVPLKELEKIKNLFAPVFSDFYLFDAFYGIADVDYDKVNKYLKLFELEGKVQIKDGYFSTTNLSTGQRKRMALINVLLEDRPIIVLDEWAADQDPYFRHKFYTEIIATIVRDEDKTIIAITHDDRYYNTADTLLKMEYGKLEKTNISELAEIF is encoded by the coding sequence ATGAAAAATAATGTATCAGAGAACAGCAATTCTCAATTGATCCCTTTAAAACCCTTAATAGGATATTCTTTGCTGGCTATAATTTCGGGATTGTCAGGATTTGCATTTATAACGATTATTAATAAAATTATAAGTAACTCTATTACTGCTACAGAAACACAGCCAATGCAAAACTATCTCTATATGTTTGCAGGTACAATTGTTATCTTTTTTGTTTCCCGAAGATGGCTGGCTGGCGGTGTAATTAAGCTGTCTCAGAAAATATACTGGGACATTAGAAAAGACGTAATAAAGCTTATTCTTAAAGCCCCCTACAGAAAACTTCAGGAATATAAAGAAGAAGTTTATGCCACACTAACTACAGATGTAAACCATGTTTCAAATGCATCGCTGATGGTTATTACTTTTTTTTCTTCGATCATTCTTATAGCGGCTTGCTTGGTGTATATGGCCTTTTTATCGTTAAAACTGTTAGGAGTCAGCACTGTTGTTATAGCACTTGGAGTACTCATATATGCACTCCGATCAAAGTCCAGTAATACGCAAATAAAAGAAGTACGAGAACTAGAAAAAACATTCATTACAATTTTTAATAGTATTCTTAACGGGGCAAAAGAAATCAATATTAATGCCGACAAAGGAACTCAGATTTATGATCAGAGATTAATGAAAGTTGCTACAACCGGAGAAACTAAATATGTAACCGCTCTCCTGAAATATCTTAATAGTGAGATTATAAGTCAGATATTGTTCTATGGGCTTATTACATTTATCCTGGTATTTTCGGGGACTGTATTTCAAACTCCAATAGCGACTAAAGTGAGTTTTACTTTTGTTTTATTATATCTGATGGGGCCCATCGTAAGTGTTATGACAATCATTCCGGTGATGAATAGGGCGACAGTGTCACTTAAAAAAATGAATAAACTAAAAGAAGATCTTGCCAAAATTGAAAAACCGCAGAACGTTAGTCACAAAGGACAATACAAAGATTTTTCAGATTTAAAAATACGCAACTATGCATTTTCCTTTGGCGAAAATCAATTTTCTGTGGGGCCAATAAATTTTGACATTAAAAGAAATGAAGTTGTTTTTATATATGGAGGTAACGGAGAAGGAAAAACGACCTTCATCAATACGATTCTAAACCTTTACAATTTGGATAATGGAGAAGCATATATCGATGGAAAATTAGTACCGTTAAAAGAATTGGAAAAGATAAAAAATCTATTCGCTCCCGTTTTTAGTGACTTTTATCTCTTCGATGCCTTTTACGGAATAGCAGATGTTGATTATGATAAAGTAAATAAATACCTGAAATTATTTGAGTTAGAAGGAAAAGTACAAATAAAAGACGGGTATTTTTCAACAACAAACCTGTCTACAGGACAGCGAAAAAGAATGGCACTAATCAATGTTTTATTAGAAGACAGGCCTATTATTGTACTCGACGAATGGGCAGCAGATCAGGATCCGTATTTCAGACATAAATTTTACACCGAAATTATCGCGACCATAGTTCGGGATGAAGATAAAACAATCATCGCCATCACACACGACGACCGATATTACAATACTGCGGATACCTTGCTGAAAATGGAATATGGTAAATTAGAAAAAACAAACATTTCTGAACTTGCCGAAATCTTTTAG
- a CDS encoding DUF262 domain-containing protein, with amino-acid sequence MAQKIESDKLHIKDVFTKWFRIPEYQRPYVWDKDQVSELLDDVMQARNSNPDTEYFLGSMVLRKNEKNEGNTKYVEYDLLDGQQRLTTLFLITAVIRDLSENPTLIDLCEKTIFQEENKYDNIPERLRVVFDIRNQVRDFINDFVKEKGGTEREEELALKIENLQEDISIRNMSKAILNIRDFFRTNNIDDFFQFLRSNVLMIYVSADELDDAFRLFTVMNSRGVKLRNSDILKAMNLGEITSSSDRVEWAKKWEETEAYFAEDFDIFLSHLRTILVKQKAAVSLLKEFEENIYNPKSYDRNTKQYTQLKPLLNKGIETFKFIEKYKKYYEELFDNDNLTNSFELHNYLHLMQRGFEADYWIAPLLRYYDKFKNEKLILFVKKLDNKFANDWINGYTPTLRIENVNNIIQAIDNSKTVDQILSDKSLEIDSIDLENALNSNIYGKRAARYILLKLDLLYHGHTTKLSIPETISIEHILPQNPRDGSNWNKNFTSLEKEEWTNKIGNLVLISRRKNSSQSNRDYLEKRDKYFKNNIELFSNSIRIYQEYLSWNLDDLKKNHEETLIKIKLGFEIYNNQNGHFSPFK; translated from the coding sequence ATGGCACAAAAAATAGAGAGTGACAAACTTCACATTAAAGATGTATTCACAAAATGGTTCCGAATTCCAGAATATCAGCGACCTTATGTTTGGGATAAAGATCAGGTAAGCGAGCTCCTTGACGATGTAATGCAGGCAAGAAATTCAAATCCAGATACTGAATATTTCCTTGGTTCGATGGTTCTTCGTAAGAATGAAAAAAATGAGGGTAATACAAAATATGTAGAATATGATTTGCTAGATGGACAACAAAGATTAACAACATTATTTTTAATTACTGCAGTTATTAGAGACTTATCCGAAAATCCAACGCTTATAGATCTCTGTGAAAAAACAATTTTTCAAGAAGAAAATAAATACGATAATATTCCTGAAAGATTAAGAGTTGTTTTTGACATTCGAAATCAAGTTCGGGATTTTATAAATGATTTTGTAAAAGAAAAGGGAGGGACAGAAAGAGAAGAAGAACTTGCATTAAAAATTGAAAATTTACAAGAAGATATTTCAATTAGAAATATGTCAAAAGCAATCTTAAATATCAGAGATTTTTTTAGGACAAACAACATTGATGATTTTTTTCAATTTCTGCGTTCTAATGTTCTGATGATTTATGTATCCGCAGACGAACTGGATGATGCTTTTCGACTCTTTACAGTAATGAACAGCAGAGGTGTAAAACTAAGAAACAGCGATATACTAAAAGCAATGAATTTAGGAGAAATAACTTCAAGTTCCGACAGAGTAGAATGGGCAAAAAAATGGGAAGAAACGGAAGCCTATTTTGCAGAAGACTTTGATATTTTCCTATCACATTTACGAACTATTTTAGTAAAGCAAAAAGCAGCAGTAAGTTTACTTAAAGAGTTCGAAGAAAATATTTATAATCCTAAAAGTTACGACCGAAATACCAAACAATATACACAATTAAAACCTTTACTAAACAAAGGAATAGAGACTTTTAAATTTATAGAAAAGTATAAAAAATATTATGAAGAACTTTTTGATAATGATAATTTAACTAACAGCTTTGAACTTCATAACTATTTGCACTTAATGCAAAGAGGCTTCGAAGCAGATTATTGGATAGCTCCTCTATTAAGATATTATGATAAATTTAAAAATGAAAAACTAATTTTATTTGTTAAGAAGCTGGACAACAAATTTGCAAACGATTGGATTAACGGTTACACGCCTACCTTAAGAATTGAAAATGTAAACAATATTATTCAGGCAATTGATAATTCAAAAACAGTGGATCAAATATTGTCTGACAAATCTTTGGAAATTGATTCAATAGATTTAGAAAACGCTTTAAATTCTAACATTTATGGAAAACGTGCAGCCAGATATATTCTACTAAAATTAGATTTATTATACCACGGGCATACAACGAAGTTATCTATACCCGAAACAATTAGTATCGAACATATTTTGCCACAAAATCCAAGAGATGGCAGCAATTGGAATAAAAATTTTACCTCTTTAGAAAAAGAAGAATGGACAAATAAAATAGGTAATTTAGTTTTGATTTCTAGACGTAAAAATTCAAGCCAAAGTAATAGAGATTACCTTGAAAAAAGAGATAAATATTTTAAAAACAATATTGAATTATTTAGTAATTCAATAAGAATTTACCAAGAATACCTTTCATGGAATTTGGATGATTTAAAAAAAAATCATGAAGAAACATTAATAAAAATTAAGTTAGGTTTTGAAATATACAATAATCAAAACGGTCACTTTTCTCCTTTTAAATAA
- a CDS encoding penicillin acylase family protein, with translation MKRSKIIKTALFVVLSLGWIFITTFNLGPFGSLGKLTTYKTGLLSVPLQSDGTQKIHSDQKLDIFVDNVGIPHIYSGTKSAAAYGLGYMHAKDRYFQMEMISRIVQGRLSEFVPLGTLKSDKFWKPYEFERKSEEILAAYKKDNPEFYAYLQAYSDGVNAYLNNNENTDPLYKALGTTPRKWKTEYSLLFTWYMSYTLTYFDHHIDQQEILEKLPGQEITYFYPLQPKGINTILPSGLLPSTVNLPNIGAHTLGTASVDNTPEESSLFDLGAKLMTNHKFYQGVGSNNWVVNNTKTKSKNNILANDPHLYLTLPEAFYEAHIVTGSFKTYGFTIPGVPVIVSGHNDKISWGITNGEWDLVDRYKLQVKNDSLYLYEGKWIPFQVKNYTIKVKGKPDYIEKYRSTVQGKVIKEENGQYYAQHWYAAEKSNSVKAMYEVMKSQNWDGFSTALKDYSYPPQNFAYSDVNNNIGIVCAGELPARSSDYIGQVLDGSKKYVPVKALDAFWSAYNPDKGFLFSANQQPIQNNVYFGAHGSKDDYRAKRIYSVLEEKQDWSVPEIQKMQSDVVDISLKDFKTLINNYPQKEKYNSIVKELKSWDGNMNGDGNQGLVFEMLRKVSIKEAKQFAKTKLQVKQEPSLQNFLKYLNDKKYTLPGGDNKQKVVDAIFEKTLDTLTQTYGDQWKKVSYKKMSKFDINNMLFIPGLGEKIDNAGGNINTININTEKFHPVFRAVYEVKDGSIQAHTILAGGQSGLINSAHYKDQIESWSKGQYKKSQFVNNPAKLKKIVTTIKFN, from the coding sequence ATGAAAAGAAGTAAAATAATTAAAACAGCACTTTTTGTGGTATTGTCCCTGGGCTGGATATTTATCACAACCTTTAATTTAGGGCCATTTGGTTCCCTGGGAAAATTAACAACCTATAAAACAGGCTTGTTGTCTGTGCCTTTACAAAGCGATGGAACGCAAAAAATTCACAGCGATCAAAAATTAGATATTTTTGTAGATAATGTTGGAATTCCCCACATCTATAGTGGTACCAAAAGTGCAGCAGCTTACGGACTGGGATACATGCACGCAAAAGACAGGTACTTCCAGATGGAGATGATCTCAAGGATTGTTCAGGGAAGACTATCAGAATTTGTACCGTTAGGAACCCTAAAATCAGATAAATTCTGGAAGCCGTATGAGTTTGAAAGAAAATCAGAAGAGATACTGGCAGCCTACAAAAAAGATAACCCGGAATTTTATGCTTATCTGCAGGCTTATTCTGATGGGGTAAATGCTTACTTAAACAATAACGAAAATACAGATCCCTTATATAAAGCATTAGGAACAACACCCAGAAAATGGAAAACGGAATATTCGCTGTTATTCACCTGGTATATGAGCTATACGCTGACTTATTTTGATCATCATATCGACCAACAGGAAATTTTAGAGAAGCTGCCGGGACAGGAGATTACTTATTTTTACCCTTTACAGCCGAAAGGAATAAACACCATTTTGCCTTCCGGTTTACTACCTTCCACTGTTAACCTGCCTAACATAGGAGCTCATACTTTGGGGACAGCTTCAGTAGATAACACTCCAGAAGAATCATCATTATTTGATTTAGGAGCTAAATTAATGACCAATCATAAGTTCTATCAAGGTGTAGGAAGTAACAACTGGGTGGTAAACAACACCAAAACAAAAAGTAAAAATAATATTCTGGCAAATGACCCGCACCTGTATTTGACACTTCCGGAAGCTTTTTATGAAGCTCACATTGTAACCGGAAGTTTTAAAACATACGGTTTTACGATTCCTGGTGTTCCAGTGATAGTAAGCGGTCATAATGATAAAATTTCATGGGGTATTACCAATGGAGAATGGGATTTGGTAGACAGATACAAACTTCAGGTAAAAAATGACAGTCTGTACCTATATGAAGGGAAATGGATTCCTTTCCAGGTTAAAAATTATACCATTAAAGTAAAAGGAAAACCTGACTACATAGAAAAGTACAGAAGTACGGTACAAGGAAAAGTTATAAAAGAAGAAAATGGACAGTATTACGCACAGCATTGGTACGCTGCTGAAAAAAGTAACTCTGTAAAAGCAATGTACGAAGTGATGAAGAGTCAGAATTGGGATGGTTTTTCAACAGCATTAAAAGATTATAGCTATCCTCCTCAAAATTTTGCTTACAGCGATGTAAACAATAATATTGGGATTGTGTGTGCGGGTGAATTGCCGGCAAGAAGCAGCGATTATATTGGTCAGGTATTAGACGGTAGCAAAAAGTATGTTCCTGTAAAAGCTTTAGATGCTTTTTGGTCGGCTTATAATCCGGATAAAGGATTTTTGTTTTCTGCCAATCAACAGCCTATTCAGAACAATGTTTACTTTGGAGCACATGGTTCAAAAGACGATTACAGAGCCAAACGTATTTATTCTGTATTAGAAGAAAAGCAAGACTGGTCAGTTCCGGAAATTCAGAAAATGCAAAGTGATGTTGTTGATATTTCCCTTAAAGATTTTAAAACATTAATAAACAACTATCCGCAAAAAGAAAAATACAATAGCATTGTAAAAGAACTAAAAAGCTGGGACGGAAACATGAACGGTGACGGAAATCAGGGATTGGTTTTTGAAATGTTGCGAAAAGTCTCTATAAAAGAAGCGAAGCAATTTGCAAAGACCAAACTGCAGGTAAAACAAGAACCATCGTTACAAAACTTCTTAAAATACCTGAATGATAAAAAGTATACCCTTCCGGGTGGTGATAACAAACAAAAAGTGGTAGATGCTATTTTTGAAAAAACACTGGATACTTTGACACAAACTTACGGCGATCAATGGAAAAAAGTGAGCTACAAAAAGATGTCTAAGTTTGATATCAACAATATGCTTTTCATTCCGGGACTGGGAGAAAAAATTGACAATGCGGGAGGTAATATCAATACCATCAACATCAATACAGAAAAGTTTCATCCAGTCTTCCGTGCGGTATATGAAGTAAAAGACGGAAGCATACAGGCACATACCATTTTGGCTGGAGGTCAGAGTGGTTTGATAAATTCAGCACATTATAAAGATCAAATTGAATCCTGGAGTAAAGGCCAGTACAAGAAAAGCCAATTTGTTAATAATCCTGCTAAACTTAAAAAAATTGTAACCACGATAAAATTTAACTAA
- a CDS encoding GNAT family N-acetyltransferase, which yields MRTITYKIEPIERHFTFSTLLKKQQASSHLKEAVEIPDFSIEKARPVHTFWIKQICEVTLSSAIARGTGISGRSPEFLETKMKKGEAVIAFASDGRWAGFSFISSWENGKYVSNSGLIVAPEFRHTGLAKRIKTKIFELSREKYPNARIFSLSTGLAVMKMNHELGFEPVTYSELTTDEMFWENCKSCVNCPILINKERKNCLCTAMLYDPKKNEGIVDQVQNLETV from the coding sequence ATGAGAACCATAACCTACAAAATAGAACCTATTGAAAGACATTTTACGTTTTCGACCCTTTTAAAAAAACAACAAGCATCTTCACACCTTAAAGAAGCTGTAGAAATTCCCGATTTTAGTATTGAAAAAGCCAGACCTGTTCATACCTTTTGGATAAAGCAGATTTGTGAGGTAACACTTTCGTCTGCTATAGCTCGCGGAACCGGTATTTCAGGACGTTCTCCTGAGTTTCTTGAAACTAAAATGAAAAAAGGAGAGGCAGTCATAGCCTTCGCCTCAGACGGAAGGTGGGCAGGTTTTTCTTTTATCTCTTCCTGGGAAAATGGAAAGTATGTTTCTAATTCCGGATTAATCGTTGCTCCTGAATTCAGGCACACCGGACTTGCTAAAAGAATTAAAACAAAAATTTTCGAACTCAGTCGCGAGAAATACCCCAATGCCCGTATATTCAGTCTGAGTACAGGTCTTGCGGTCATGAAAATGAACCATGAACTCGGTTTTGAACCCGTTACTTACTCAGAACTGACTACAGATGAAATGTTTTGGGAAAACTGTAAATCCTGTGTAAACTGCCCAATATTGATAAACAAGGAAAGGAAAAATTGTTTGTGTACAGCCATGCTTTATGATCCGAAGAAAAATGAAGGGATAGTAGATCAAGTACAAAATTTAGAGACTGTGTAA
- a CDS encoding nuclear transport factor 2 family protein gives MKKVFLFIGLSLLFFKSNAQSQNTTDDWSLIQKTLNLYIDGQATGDSVKVGQAFHSSWQLKGFREKEFVVVPKSKYLVGYKKRDVKPDNWSGRIVSIDFTNNAASAKVEISTAKLLFVDYFNLLKTDQGWFIVDKISTRTPHKIVDAEVKPKG, from the coding sequence ATGAAAAAAGTGTTTTTATTTATCGGATTAAGTCTGTTGTTTTTTAAATCAAATGCCCAAAGTCAAAATACTACTGATGACTGGAGTTTGATTCAAAAAACACTAAATCTCTACATAGATGGTCAGGCTACTGGCGACTCTGTTAAAGTAGGTCAGGCATTTCACAGTTCCTGGCAGCTGAAAGGTTTCAGAGAAAAAGAATTCGTAGTCGTTCCCAAATCGAAGTATCTGGTAGGATACAAAAAACGAGATGTTAAACCTGATAATTGGTCAGGCCGCATCGTTTCTATTGATTTCACCAATAATGCAGCAAGTGCCAAAGTAGAGATCAGCACTGCAAAACTATTATTTGTAGACTATTTCAATCTTCTGAAAACAGATCAGGGCTGGTTTATTGTAGATAAAATTTCAACCCGTACTCCTCACAAAATCGTTGATGCGGAAGTAAAACCAAAAGGATAG